The following coding sequences lie in one Prosthecobacter vanneervenii genomic window:
- a CDS encoding PSD1 and planctomycete cytochrome C domain-containing protein, which translates to MTRASHTFPAFLLLAAAPFSAGAAPAQVLFEKDVRPILKTHCFHCHGEDGEMKGGLDVRLARFILKGGKDGPVIVPGKTAESHLIDLVKKGEMPKGKTKLKDQDIAILEAWVAQGAKTMRPEPEKLGPEHAFTDEERAWWSLQPISKPQVPRLKFKVSSAQSMKMKPGIDAFIAAKLQEMGLSFSPEADPATFIRRTSFDLLGLPPTPQEVDEFVAAYIKDPEASVQRLVDRLLASPHYGERWGRHWLDAAGYADSEGYGEKDIERQWAWKYRDYVISSLNKDKPFDQFIREQLAGDEMVPQPYKDLSADAIDKLAATGFLRMSPNGTGETNDAATQNANIADTLKMVGTSLYGLTIGCAQCHDHRYDPISQADYYRLRAVFEPGFDTKAWRAPGGRLVSLLTEKEIAESAKIEAEAKKLDAARTAKAEEFITEVLEKELAKAPEKDRDALRTAYRTEVKKRTADQTKLLKAWPRVNQLSSGSLYLYDTTYKTKHADTLKKMAEEAAAVRATKPKQEFLHAFTELAKKPGDVPATYIFNRGQFDQPKEQVPPSDLTVLASFRKVEIPEKNPALATTGRRLALATELTDGKHPLVARVMVNRVWMHHFGKGIVATPGDFGQLGSKPTHPELLDWLASDFVARGWSLKQLHREIMTSRTYRQASTRDAMRDRIDPDNSYLSRMSVRRIEAEILRDALLAVSGKLNPQVGGAPVPVMFTEDGQVVIGVDTTDTAGRPSGKVIPLNGAEFRRSIYVQVRRSRPLDMFATFDAPIMEPSCDARAVTTVSPQSLLLMNSTTMRVHAQQFAQRVQADAGKDVADEVRLAWKLVNGRAPSEADVQQSVEFVQAQTGYYQKNPSPLEVELGAPSKTPADPAFLGLTAFCHALLSSNALLYVD; encoded by the coding sequence ATGACACGCGCCTCTCATACGTTCCCAGCATTCCTGTTGCTGGCCGCCGCCCCTTTTTCTGCCGGGGCTGCGCCTGCACAGGTGCTTTTTGAAAAAGACGTGCGCCCCATCCTGAAGACGCATTGCTTTCATTGCCACGGCGAGGATGGCGAGATGAAAGGCGGGCTGGATGTGCGTCTGGCGCGTTTCATTCTCAAAGGCGGCAAGGACGGCCCCGTCATCGTGCCTGGAAAGACGGCGGAGAGCCATCTCATCGACCTCGTCAAAAAAGGCGAGATGCCGAAAGGCAAGACGAAGCTCAAGGATCAGGACATCGCCATTCTGGAGGCCTGGGTGGCCCAGGGGGCGAAGACGATGCGCCCGGAACCTGAGAAACTGGGGCCGGAGCATGCTTTTACGGATGAGGAGCGCGCGTGGTGGTCGCTACAGCCGATTTCCAAGCCACAAGTTCCAAGGTTGAAGTTCAAAGTTTCAAGTGCCCAGAGCATGAAGATGAAGCCTGGGATCGATGCCTTCATTGCTGCGAAGCTGCAGGAGATGGGGCTTTCGTTCTCGCCGGAGGCGGATCCAGCCACTTTTATCCGCCGTACCAGCTTTGACCTGCTGGGGCTGCCGCCGACGCCGCAGGAGGTGGATGAATTTGTGGCCGCCTATATCAAGGATCCTGAAGCGAGCGTGCAGCGCCTCGTGGACCGCCTGCTGGCCTCTCCTCACTATGGCGAGCGCTGGGGCCGCCACTGGCTGGATGCCGCAGGCTATGCGGACAGCGAGGGCTATGGTGAGAAAGATATCGAGCGCCAGTGGGCTTGGAAGTACCGCGATTACGTCATCAGCTCGCTGAATAAGGATAAGCCTTTTGACCAGTTCATCCGTGAGCAGTTGGCAGGAGATGAAATGGTGCCGCAGCCTTACAAGGACCTCTCGGCTGACGCCATCGACAAGCTGGCGGCCACTGGCTTTCTGCGCATGTCTCCCAATGGCACCGGTGAAACGAACGACGCCGCCACGCAGAATGCCAACATCGCCGATACGCTGAAGATGGTCGGCACCTCCCTCTACGGCCTGACGATCGGCTGTGCGCAGTGCCACGACCACCGCTATGATCCCATCTCGCAGGCTGATTACTACCGCCTGCGTGCGGTATTTGAGCCCGGTTTTGACACCAAGGCGTGGCGCGCCCCCGGCGGCCGCCTCGTCTCGCTGCTGACAGAGAAGGAGATCGCCGAGTCTGCCAAGATCGAGGCCGAGGCCAAGAAGCTCGATGCTGCACGCACAGCCAAGGCTGAAGAGTTCATCACCGAAGTGCTGGAAAAGGAGCTGGCCAAGGCTCCTGAAAAAGACCGTGATGCCCTGCGCACGGCCTACCGTACCGAGGTGAAAAAGCGCACTGCTGATCAGACCAAGCTCCTCAAGGCCTGGCCGCGTGTGAACCAGCTGAGCTCCGGATCCCTTTACCTCTACGACACCACCTACAAAACCAAGCATGCCGATACGCTGAAAAAGATGGCGGAGGAGGCTGCCGCTGTGCGTGCCACCAAACCCAAGCAGGAGTTTCTGCATGCCTTCACCGAACTGGCCAAAAAGCCCGGCGACGTCCCTGCCACCTACATCTTCAATCGCGGCCAGTTTGACCAACCCAAGGAACAGGTGCCACCCAGTGACCTCACGGTGCTAGCCTCATTCCGCAAGGTGGAGATTCCGGAGAAAAATCCTGCGCTGGCCACCACCGGCCGCCGGCTGGCCCTGGCCACCGAGCTCACGGATGGGAAGCATCCGCTGGTGGCACGCGTGATGGTGAACCGCGTGTGGATGCACCACTTTGGCAAAGGCATTGTCGCTACTCCCGGGGATTTTGGCCAGCTCGGCAGCAAGCCCACCCATCCGGAGCTGCTCGACTGGCTGGCCTCCGACTTCGTGGCCCGCGGCTGGAGTCTCAAACAGCTTCACCGCGAAATCATGACCTCCCGCACCTATCGCCAAGCCTCCACTCGGGATGCCATGCGTGACCGGATCGACCCTGACAACTCCTACCTCAGCCGAATGAGTGTGCGCCGAATCGAGGCCGAGATCCTCCGCGACGCCTTGCTGGCCGTCAGCGGAAAGCTCAATCCCCAGGTGGGTGGCGCGCCTGTGCCCGTCATGTTCACGGAAGATGGCCAGGTCGTTATTGGTGTGGACACCACGGATACCGCCGGGCGTCCCTCAGGCAAGGTCATCCCGCTGAATGGTGCGGAGTTCCGCAGGAGCATCTATGTGCAGGTACGCCGCTCCCGCCCGCTGGACATGTTTGCCACTTTTGACGCCCCGATTATGGAGCCGAGCTGCGATGCGCGTGCCGTTACCACCGTCAGTCCACAAAGCCTGCTACTCATGAACAGCACCACCATGCGAGTGCATGCACAGCAGTTTGCCCAGCGTGTGCAGGCAGACGCTGGCAAGGATGTGGCCGACGAGGTCCGCCTGGCCTGGAAGCTGGTGAATGGTCGCGCGCCTTCAGAAGCTGATGTGCAGCAGAGCGTGGAGTTTGTGCAGGCGCAGACTGGCTACTACCAGAAGAACCCCTCGCCGCTGGAGGTGGAGCTGGGTGCGCCTTCCAAAACACCTGCAGACCCCGCTTTCCTCGGGCTCACCGCCTTTTGTCATGCCCTGCTCAGTTCCAATGCGCTGCTGTATGTGGACTAA
- a CDS encoding WXG100 family type VII secretion target yields MQESQKVVKNSKAHFLSKSWGLCRDYFAVRLRIAGGRGWLWADPNFIVKTLVIHHFAIHHSAMAQAIMNPEEVRRFAQELKRFNTEMQQRSASLQSRFSALGETWQDAEHEKFATEFSATMKAIKHFMEMSEQHTPFLLRKAQRIEDYLSQR; encoded by the coding sequence ATGCAAGAGAGCCAGAAGGTGGTGAAAAATTCGAAAGCGCATTTTTTATCAAAGAGCTGGGGATTATGTCGAGATTATTTCGCAGTTCGGCTCAGAATCGCAGGGGGCAGGGGATGGCTGTGGGCTGATCCAAATTTCATCGTAAAAACACTCGTCATCCATCATTTCGCCATTCATCATTCCGCCATGGCCCAGGCAATCATGAATCCCGAGGAGGTCCGGCGTTTTGCGCAGGAGCTGAAACGTTTCAATACCGAGATGCAGCAGCGCTCAGCCTCCCTGCAGAGCCGCTTCAGTGCTTTGGGCGAAACCTGGCAGGACGCCGAGCACGAAAAGTTTGCCACAGAATTTTCTGCAACCATGAAGGCCATCAAGCATTTCATGGAGATGTCCGAGCAGCACACCCCATTCCTGCTGCGCAAGGCGCAGCGTATCGAGGATTATCTCAGCCAGCGCTGA
- a CDS encoding FtsK/SpoIIIE domain-containing protein, with product MNRTLDLRASRILSIHSALNESIADFAQRCEQISRETRSRRYTVEQQHIQNLEAFDAHYASVVHASAAEWDEYAKTIHARHAVRTTAFKRYEDRIRRDLPAMTQKERERWLGRQQMRRVHAEGTRKRGLQQLEHTADELLHRLTAAKDRLLAVLKAAGERLGRKEAPQPNPELTLQDIPARIEDIERHAQSLEEQLASAKGGGGMFKLFSKPRIDLKELGAAVLDYETCLAELHAAKDAAAAQIQGEFERTDAQVTADWNLADDVAEKYRKVMQRRLAIQIPACLARNERLLARNLQRFEVQKAAAIAQVGAPLLQQRQQLLDKHSAAKLAMQNEAQQRWTALHAEWQKKIPPLLAAVAEIQQSPVSQAKAWSTDYKPQERFPDALRLGALSLDFNSTAALLAKEAPFNLDGHERVCLPLALDFPQEGNLLIETDDDGGKWVSDVMNHVIFSLFSQAPPGKVHFTIIDPVGLGQNFAGLMHLADYEPALINRRIWTQRDQIDERLAELNEHVEKVIQMYLRNEYATITEYNEQAGSVAEKYHFLVIAGLPAAFTENAMARLKSIVMSGARCGVFVLIHWDRRQALPEGLSAEDLRKSCVRIVREKGAISVNGIRALELDAPPSDAVAADLAHQIGQSSIDSNRVQVPFSVVAPKEMWAESTTNELRIAIGRTGATKLQYLAIGKGTRQHALLAGKTGSGKSTLLHIIITNLALTCSPDEIEFYLIDFKKGVEFKCYSDAKLPHAKVIAIESDREFALSVLQRIDEELRRRGEIFRKAGVQDLAGYKRTPGAEPMPRSMLIIDEFQEYFVEDDSVAQGASLLLDRIVRQGRAFGIHVFLGSQTLGGAYTLARTTLGQMVIRIALQCNEADAALIMDDTNTAPRLLSRPGEGIYNDAAGALEGNSPFQVVWLTDEERDANLAKVSAYARTHGYDKKRPIVFEGNMPADVRDNMLLANALASPPASAPADPKCWLGMPNAIKGPTEAVFPRQSGRHLLLVGQNEEAVASIMGLGIVALAAQHPRAQAPHFYLIHSALSGTPEFEFFEKIAQGRARISQGHEAPEYIAEIHAEMKRRNDEGSAGAPPIYLFIHGLQKFRKLRYEEDFSFGGDSAPKPGDQLNEIISEGPPVGVHVITSLDTLNNVNRSLSRKAVSELGMRILFQMSANDSASLIDSPKAGTLGLHRALFYSEHESRLETFRPFALPDSGWVEEALAVIG from the coding sequence GTGAACCGCACCCTTGACCTCCGCGCCTCGCGGATCCTCTCCATCCATTCCGCTCTGAACGAGTCCATCGCCGACTTTGCGCAGCGCTGCGAGCAGATCTCCCGCGAGACCCGCTCCCGCCGCTACACTGTGGAGCAGCAACACATTCAGAATCTGGAGGCATTTGACGCGCACTATGCCTCCGTGGTGCATGCGTCTGCCGCTGAGTGGGATGAATACGCCAAGACCATTCATGCGCGCCATGCTGTGCGCACCACTGCCTTCAAGCGCTATGAGGACCGCATCCGGCGAGATCTCCCCGCCATGACGCAAAAGGAGCGTGAGCGTTGGCTGGGCCGGCAGCAGATGCGCCGCGTGCATGCCGAGGGAACGCGCAAGCGTGGCCTGCAGCAACTGGAGCACACCGCCGATGAGCTGCTGCACCGGCTGACGGCCGCGAAGGACCGCCTGCTGGCCGTCCTCAAGGCCGCAGGGGAGCGACTTGGCCGCAAGGAGGCGCCGCAGCCTAATCCCGAGCTGACTCTGCAGGACATCCCTGCGCGCATTGAAGACATCGAGAGACATGCCCAGAGCCTGGAGGAGCAGCTGGCCTCCGCCAAGGGAGGAGGGGGGATGTTTAAACTGTTTTCCAAGCCACGCATCGACCTCAAGGAGCTCGGTGCGGCGGTGCTGGACTATGAAACATGCCTGGCGGAGCTCCACGCGGCCAAGGACGCTGCGGCAGCCCAAATTCAGGGGGAATTTGAACGTACCGACGCGCAGGTGACTGCAGACTGGAACCTCGCTGATGATGTGGCGGAGAAGTACCGCAAGGTCATGCAGCGACGTCTGGCCATCCAGATCCCGGCCTGTCTGGCGCGCAATGAGCGGCTCCTGGCGCGCAATCTGCAGCGGTTTGAGGTGCAGAAGGCTGCGGCAATCGCGCAGGTAGGAGCGCCGCTTTTGCAGCAGCGTCAGCAACTCCTGGACAAGCACTCGGCTGCCAAGCTGGCCATGCAGAATGAGGCGCAGCAACGATGGACCGCGCTGCATGCCGAGTGGCAGAAGAAGATACCTCCGCTCCTCGCTGCCGTGGCAGAGATCCAGCAGAGCCCGGTTTCCCAGGCAAAAGCATGGAGCACCGACTACAAGCCTCAGGAGAGATTTCCTGACGCGCTGCGTCTGGGGGCGCTGAGCCTTGATTTCAACAGCACTGCGGCGCTGCTGGCCAAGGAGGCCCCCTTTAATCTCGACGGCCATGAGCGCGTCTGCCTACCTCTGGCGCTCGATTTCCCGCAGGAGGGGAACTTGCTCATCGAGACAGATGATGATGGAGGCAAATGGGTCTCTGATGTGATGAACCACGTCATCTTCAGCCTCTTCTCCCAGGCTCCTCCCGGAAAGGTGCACTTCACCATCATCGACCCCGTGGGGCTCGGGCAGAACTTTGCCGGCCTCATGCATCTGGCGGACTATGAGCCCGCCCTGATCAACCGCCGCATCTGGACGCAGAGAGATCAGATCGACGAGCGTCTTGCCGAGCTCAATGAGCATGTGGAAAAGGTCATTCAGATGTACCTGCGCAATGAGTACGCCACGATCACGGAGTACAATGAGCAGGCCGGCAGTGTGGCGGAGAAGTACCACTTTCTTGTCATTGCGGGGCTGCCTGCGGCCTTTACAGAAAATGCCATGGCCCGGCTCAAGAGCATCGTCATGAGCGGTGCACGCTGCGGGGTCTTTGTGCTCATCCACTGGGATCGCCGCCAGGCGCTGCCAGAGGGGCTGAGTGCAGAGGACCTGCGCAAAAGCTGCGTGCGTATCGTGCGAGAAAAAGGTGCGATCAGCGTCAATGGCATCCGCGCGTTGGAACTGGATGCGCCGCCTTCAGACGCCGTGGCTGCAGATCTCGCGCACCAGATCGGGCAGTCCAGCATCGATTCGAACCGTGTGCAGGTGCCCTTTAGCGTCGTCGCACCCAAGGAAATGTGGGCGGAAAGCACGACCAACGAGCTTCGCATCGCCATCGGCCGCACCGGGGCCACCAAGCTGCAGTACCTTGCCATCGGCAAGGGCACCCGCCAGCATGCGCTGCTGGCTGGTAAAACGGGTTCCGGTAAATCGACGCTGCTCCATATCATCATCACGAACCTCGCCCTCACCTGCAGTCCAGATGAGATCGAATTTTACCTGATCGACTTTAAAAAAGGCGTGGAATTCAAATGCTATTCGGATGCAAAGCTTCCGCATGCCAAGGTCATCGCCATCGAGAGCGACCGCGAGTTTGCACTGAGTGTGCTGCAGCGCATCGATGAAGAGCTGCGCCGCCGTGGTGAAATCTTCCGCAAGGCGGGTGTGCAGGATCTTGCTGGGTACAAGCGCACGCCGGGTGCCGAGCCCATGCCGCGCTCCATGCTCATCATTGACGAGTTTCAGGAATACTTTGTGGAGGACGATTCGGTGGCGCAGGGGGCCTCGCTGCTGCTGGACCGCATCGTACGTCAGGGGCGTGCCTTTGGCATTCATGTCTTCCTGGGCTCGCAGACGCTCGGGGGGGCCTACACACTCGCCCGCACGACGCTGGGACAGATGGTCATCCGCATCGCGCTCCAGTGCAATGAGGCTGATGCCGCCCTCATCATGGACGACACAAACACGGCGCCGCGCCTTCTTTCCCGTCCCGGGGAGGGCATCTACAACGATGCCGCCGGTGCTCTGGAAGGAAACAGCCCCTTCCAGGTGGTATGGCTCACAGACGAAGAGCGGGATGCCAATCTGGCCAAAGTGTCTGCCTACGCCAGAACGCATGGCTACGACAAAAAGCGGCCGATTGTCTTTGAAGGGAACATGCCAGCCGATGTGCGGGACAACATGCTCCTGGCCAACGCCCTTGCCTCGCCGCCTGCCAGTGCTCCGGCAGATCCCAAATGCTGGCTGGGCATGCCGAATGCCATCAAAGGCCCCACCGAAGCCGTCTTCCCACGCCAGAGCGGGCGTCACCTGCTGCTTGTGGGGCAGAACGAGGAAGCCGTGGCCTCCATTATGGGGCTTGGAATTGTCGCACTGGCTGCGCAGCATCCGCGCGCGCAGGCACCGCATTTCTACCTCATTCACAGCGCGCTCTCAGGCACGCCGGAATTCGAGTTCTTTGAAAAGATAGCCCAAGGTCGTGCGCGCATCTCGCAGGGGCATGAGGCTCCTGAATACATCGCGGAGATTCATGCCGAGATGAAGCGCCGCAATGATGAAGGCAGCGCAGGGGCTCCGCCCATCTACCTCTTCATCCACGGACTGCAGAAATTCCGCAAGCTGCGCTATGAAGAGGATTTCTCCTTTGGTGGCGACAGTGCTCCCAAGCCGGGCGATCAGCTTAATGAAATCATTTCCGAGGGGCCGCCCGTCGGTGTGCATGTCATCACGAGCCTGGACACTCTGAACAATGTCAATCGTTCTCTCAGTCGCAAGGCAGTCAGCGAGCTCGGCATGCGCATTCTTTTCCAGATGAGCGCCAACGATTCTGCCAGCCTCATCGACTCACCCAAGGCCGGTACACTCGGTCTTCACCGTGCCCTGTTTTACAGCGAGCACGAGTCCCGTCTCGAAACCTTCCGTCCCTTTGCCCTGCCGGACTCCGGCTGGGTGGAAGAGGC